From the genome of Alosa alosa isolate M-15738 ecotype Scorff River chromosome 18, AALO_Geno_1.1, whole genome shotgun sequence, one region includes:
- the marchf5 gene encoding E3 ubiquitin-protein ligase MARCH5 isoform X1 yields MTGRRSGCARVAAVAPLSGCTRRACSAGWTRSSAVTPRPESPAHNAMRSTSSSSQNSKRGWVDRCQFGLPSNAYQGSSGSAAPWQLSRPVVYVLDLADRLISKACPFAAAGIMVGSIYWTAVTYGAVTVMQVVGHKEGLDVMERADPLFLLIGLPTIPVMLILGKMIRWEDYVLRLWRKYSSKLHILDKIFPGIGRPVPRIPAEASPLADHVSATRILCGALVFPTIATIVGKLMFSSVNSNLQRTILGGIAFVAIKGAFKVYFKQQQYLRQAHRRILNFPEPEEA; encoded by the exons ATGACCGGACGGCGGAGTGGGTGCGCCCGTGTCGCTGCCGTGGCTCCACTAAGTGGGTGCACCAGGCGTGCCTGCAGCGCTGGGTGGACGAGAAGCAGCGCGGTAACTCCACGGCCAGAGTCGCCTGCCCACAATGCAATGCGGAGTACCTCATCGTCTTCCCAAAACTCG AAGAGAGGATGGGTAGATCGGTGCCAGTTCGGACTCCCCTCTAATGCTTATCAAGGCAGCAGCGGTTCTGCAGCACCATGGCAACTGAGCC GCCCCGTTGTGTACGTGTTAGACCTGGCTGACCGCCTCATTTCCAAGGCCTGCCCCTTTGCTGCCGCCGGTATCATGGTGGGATCCATCTACTGGACGGCAGTCACGTACGGAGCCGTCACAGTCATGCAG GTGGTGGGTCACAAGGAGGGCCTTGACGTGATGGAGAGGGCCGACCCTCTCTTCCTGCTCATCGGCCTGCCCACCATCCCGGTCATGTTGATTCTGGGCAAGATGATTCGCTGGGAGGACTACGTGCTCCGCCTCTGGAGGAAGTACTCCAGCAAGCTCCACATCCTTGACAAGATCTTCCCAG GGATTGGTCGTCCGGTGCCCAGGATCCCTGCAGAGGCCAGCCCATTGGCCGATCATGTGTCAGCGACACGAATCCTGTGTGGAGCGCTGGTCTTCCCCACCATCGCCACCATTGTGGGCAAGCTGATGTTCAGCAGCGTCAACTCCAACCTCCAGAGAACCATCCTG ggAGGCATTGCATTTGTGGCTATCAAGGGAGCCTTCAAGGTGTACTTCAAGCAGCAGCAGTACCTGCGACAGGCCCACCGCAGGATTCTCAACTTCCCTGAGCCGGAGGAGGCCTGA
- the marchf5 gene encoding E3 ubiquitin-protein ligase MARCH5 isoform X2: MADENAVVMQQIVDRSCWVCFATDEDDRTAEWVRPCRCRGSTKWVHQACLQRWVDEKQRGNSTARVACPQCNAEYLIVFPKLGPVVYVLDLADRLISKACPFAAAGIMVGSIYWTAVTYGAVTVMQVVGHKEGLDVMERADPLFLLIGLPTIPVMLILGKMIRWEDYVLRLWRKYSSKLHILDKIFPGIGRPVPRIPAEASPLADHVSATRILCGALVFPTIATIVGKLMFSSVNSNLQRTILGGIAFVAIKGAFKVYFKQQQYLRQAHRRILNFPEPEEA; this comes from the exons gagTTGTTGGGTGTGCTTTGCCACAGACGAGGATGACCGGACGGCGGAGTGGGTGCGCCCGTGTCGCTGCCGTGGCTCCACTAAGTGGGTGCACCAGGCGTGCCTGCAGCGCTGGGTGGACGAGAAGCAGCGCGGTAACTCCACGGCCAGAGTCGCCTGCCCACAATGCAATGCGGAGTACCTCATCGTCTTCCCAAAACTCG GCCCCGTTGTGTACGTGTTAGACCTGGCTGACCGCCTCATTTCCAAGGCCTGCCCCTTTGCTGCCGCCGGTATCATGGTGGGATCCATCTACTGGACGGCAGTCACGTACGGAGCCGTCACAGTCATGCAG GTGGTGGGTCACAAGGAGGGCCTTGACGTGATGGAGAGGGCCGACCCTCTCTTCCTGCTCATCGGCCTGCCCACCATCCCGGTCATGTTGATTCTGGGCAAGATGATTCGCTGGGAGGACTACGTGCTCCGCCTCTGGAGGAAGTACTCCAGCAAGCTCCACATCCTTGACAAGATCTTCCCAG GGATTGGTCGTCCGGTGCCCAGGATCCCTGCAGAGGCCAGCCCATTGGCCGATCATGTGTCAGCGACACGAATCCTGTGTGGAGCGCTGGTCTTCCCCACCATCGCCACCATTGTGGGCAAGCTGATGTTCAGCAGCGTCAACTCCAACCTCCAGAGAACCATCCTG ggAGGCATTGCATTTGTGGCTATCAAGGGAGCCTTCAAGGTGTACTTCAAGCAGCAGCAGTACCTGCGACAGGCCCACCGCAGGATTCTCAACTTCCCTGAGCCGGAGGAGGCCTGA
- the marchf5 gene encoding E3 ubiquitin-protein ligase MARCH5 isoform X3 codes for MADENAVVMQQIVDRSCWVCFATDEDDRTAEWVRPCRCRGSTKWVHQACLQRWVDEKQRGNSTARVACPQCNAEYLIVFPKLDLADRLISKACPFAAAGIMVGSIYWTAVTYGAVTVMQVVGHKEGLDVMERADPLFLLIGLPTIPVMLILGKMIRWEDYVLRLWRKYSSKLHILDKIFPGIGRPVPRIPAEASPLADHVSATRILCGALVFPTIATIVGKLMFSSVNSNLQRTILGGIAFVAIKGAFKVYFKQQQYLRQAHRRILNFPEPEEA; via the exons gagTTGTTGGGTGTGCTTTGCCACAGACGAGGATGACCGGACGGCGGAGTGGGTGCGCCCGTGTCGCTGCCGTGGCTCCACTAAGTGGGTGCACCAGGCGTGCCTGCAGCGCTGGGTGGACGAGAAGCAGCGCGGTAACTCCACGGCCAGAGTCGCCTGCCCACAATGCAATGCGGAGTACCTCATCGTCTTCCCAAAACTCG ACCTGGCTGACCGCCTCATTTCCAAGGCCTGCCCCTTTGCTGCCGCCGGTATCATGGTGGGATCCATCTACTGGACGGCAGTCACGTACGGAGCCGTCACAGTCATGCAG GTGGTGGGTCACAAGGAGGGCCTTGACGTGATGGAGAGGGCCGACCCTCTCTTCCTGCTCATCGGCCTGCCCACCATCCCGGTCATGTTGATTCTGGGCAAGATGATTCGCTGGGAGGACTACGTGCTCCGCCTCTGGAGGAAGTACTCCAGCAAGCTCCACATCCTTGACAAGATCTTCCCAG GGATTGGTCGTCCGGTGCCCAGGATCCCTGCAGAGGCCAGCCCATTGGCCGATCATGTGTCAGCGACACGAATCCTGTGTGGAGCGCTGGTCTTCCCCACCATCGCCACCATTGTGGGCAAGCTGATGTTCAGCAGCGTCAACTCCAACCTCCAGAGAACCATCCTG ggAGGCATTGCATTTGTGGCTATCAAGGGAGCCTTCAAGGTGTACTTCAAGCAGCAGCAGTACCTGCGACAGGCCCACCGCAGGATTCTCAACTTCCCTGAGCCGGAGGAGGCCTGA